In Selenomonas dianae, a genomic segment contains:
- the rplL gene encoding 50S ribosomal protein L7/L12 — protein MNKDQILEAIENMTVLELSELVKAMEEKFGVSAAAPVAVAAVGGAAPAAAEEEKTEFTVVLAAAGDKKINVIKAVREATGLGLKEAKELVDGAPKPVKENIAKAEAEELKKKLEEAGATVELK, from the coding sequence ATGAACAAGGATCAGATTCTGGAAGCCATTGAGAACATGACCGTTCTCGAACTTTCCGAGCTCGTCAAGGCGATGGAGGAGAAGTTTGGTGTCAGCGCTGCTGCGCCGGTTGCTGTTGCTGCTGTCGGCGGCGCAGCTCCTGCCGCTGCTGAGGAGGAGAAGACGGAGTTCACGGTCGTTCTCGCAGCTGCAGGCGACAAGAAGATCAACGTCATCAAGGCTGTCCGTGAGGCGACGGGGCTCGGTCTGAAGGAAGCGAAGGAGCTCGTTGACGGCGCACCGAAGCCGGTCAAGGAGAACATCGCCAAGGCTGAGGCTGAGGAGCTCAAGAAGAAGCTCGAAGAGGCCGGCGCAACGGTTGAGCTGAAGTAA
- the rplJ gene encoding 50S ribosomal protein L10: MADHKKEVIVEKLKEQLSSAKGAVFTTYKGLTVAQDTELRRELRAAGVTYHVVKNTMVRRAADALGLEGLDPHLEGTTAFAFSAEDAVAPAKVICGYIKKNKLDDKGVLSVKVGTVEGKVIEANEVQALASLPSREELIAKLMGSMNAPITNTVNVLQGVIRNAVYVLDAVRAQKASA, translated from the coding sequence ATGGCAGATCATAAGAAAGAAGTCATCGTCGAGAAGCTGAAAGAGCAGCTCTCCTCGGCGAAGGGCGCGGTCTTTACGACGTACAAAGGTCTTACGGTCGCACAGGATACGGAGCTGCGCCGCGAGCTGCGCGCTGCGGGCGTTACCTATCACGTCGTAAAGAATACGATGGTGCGCCGCGCAGCCGACGCGCTCGGACTGGAGGGACTTGACCCGCATCTTGAGGGCACGACGGCATTTGCATTCTCAGCAGAGGATGCGGTCGCTCCGGCGAAGGTCATCTGTGGCTACATCAAGAAGAACAAGCTGGACGACAAGGGCGTTCTGTCCGTCAAGGTCGGTACCGTCGAGGGCAAGGTCATCGAGGCGAATGAGGTGCAGGCGCTTGCGTCGCTCCCGTCGCGCGAAGAGCTTATCGCAAAGCTCATGGGCAGCATGAATGCGCCGATCACGAACACGGTCAATGTGCTCCAAGGCGTTATCCGCAATGCCGTCTATGTGCTTGATGCAGTGCGTGCGCAGAAGGCGTCCGCATAA